A single region of the Tigriopus californicus strain San Diego chromosome 8, Tcal_SD_v2.1, whole genome shotgun sequence genome encodes:
- the LOC131885202 gene encoding transient receptor potential cation channel subfamily A member 1-like, with the protein MAYKNNNFKGKGPKGALVDYCRTTSCFGDLKVNALACLNTQDENQFRNILAEECPMDDGNGEWAKGLFPLPEDHWINQPYGEEQSFKTLLHLAIERSEFRFIEALLSAGARADQHNELLGLSPIHVAIGTGNLGLVKTLVGYMDKKPRINRAKLMAYNRAGQTALHLAASGGRNDILTYLVEHPDVTNVDPRDLTGGQTPLYLAAKNGHAKSAELLIAHGAQLSLKICGKTVEDVIKEKMPYFDPLRVDVIRKPCIPMDIGDHLNTILDQAQMNLMKKLSNSCSVLEFMIFIQQLNPEELNQVNACGMTLFQKACDYGLHEHVQAMLDHGMNPKEVCPECSTAPVLLAAANGCHEVIQVLKGHKVEGKSDVTTNFSVLETTSGESVLTWVLKKPKQLIGTTFSYEKCFNILMEDGGPNFNAEITRIINHKDSLQNTPLHYGAQLWNQNVVRQLLERGANVGIRNIWEETPIALIMPETMESFLDDYCLRSKNEVTHDDFSIEFNYSFLAPPVDDPRFDENDLEGQKMVENAALPETESLWYMSQSKHHRHLLNHPVVTSFLWLKWQRIRGYFNRNLRFYLMFVACLSWYIFERFGGISSRSSITEENDSFCAELSLRRDDGHGLWYALFAFHACIQVALILGDWRYDCIHCDLRTSIQMCFTGWLEALTAALICGLLYFKTHLLWTSLTILMALLILREVLQMSASLKRYLVSPENWLEMVMIGLVAFILWVPDALLANPCEIKRHLSAIAIILSWAELITLVGRHPRLGRYNIYVTMFYKVLKTFFRFLIWYSFFILAFGLGFYIMLHKDIPGHDLSKDEYQFFNYPWLALVKTSTMFVGEIEFSDIPIDLEGNMTHIGYLFLLAFIFLIVVVLMNLLNGLAVSDTGIIREKAQIVSAISRVETISYIESLMLGDPFDFLSNWPPFSFVKAIPSLAICRCLYRNQAIRDVSHKITGATGILLFYSMLPTKTMMIYPNKRSNTCFSLMKDMSKEVISDAKTIIVRREESKRWDKERFSMETQIRELREKMDNVEEKLGKIIDILAR; encoded by the exons ATGGCTTACAAGAACAACAATTTCAAGGGCAAAGGCCCTAAGGGTGCTTTGGTGGACTATTGTCGCACGACCAGTTGCTTTGGAGATCTGAAG GTCAATGCCCTGGCTTGCTTGAACACCCAAGATGAAAACCAATTTCGAAATATCTTGGCAGAGGAGTGTCCAATGGATGATGGTAATGGAGAATGGGCTAAAGGTCTATTCCCTTTACCAGAGGACCATTGGATTAATCAGCCCTATGGGGAAGAACAAAGTTTCAAAACCTTACTTCATTTGGCCATTGAAAGGTCAGAATTCCGATTCATTGAGGCACTATTGTCCGCGGGTGCCAGAGCTGATCAACATAACGAGCTCTTGGGCCTATCGCCCATCCATGTTGCTATTGGAACGGGAAATCTAGGCCTTGTTAAGACTTTAGTCGGCTATATGGACAAGAAACCTCGAATTAATAGAGCCAAGCTCATGGCCTACAATCGTGCGGGTCAAACGGCATTGCACCTTGCTGCATCCGGAGGCAGAAACGACATTCTCACCTACCTTGTCGAACACCCTGATGTGACCAATGTGGACCCCAGAGATCTAACAGGTGGGCAAACTCCTTTGTATTTGGCCGCCAAGAATGGACATGCCAAGAGTGCTGAACTATTGATCGCTCATGGAGCGCAACTATCCCTCAAGATCTGCGGCAAAACGGTGGAAGATGTTATAAAAGAAAAGATGCCCTATTTCGATCCTCTTCGCGTCGACGTGATTAGAAAGCCATGCATTCCCATGGATATTGGCGATCATTTGAACACAATCCTGGACCAAGCCCAAATGAACCTGATGAAGAAGCTCAGCAACTCCTGCAGCGTTCTGGAATTTATGATCTTTATCCAACAACTTAACCCTGAAGAATTGAATCAAGTCAATGCATGTGGAATGACCTTATTTCAGAAGGCCTGCGATTACGGATTGCATGAACATGTCCAAGCTATGTTGGATCATGGTATGAACCCGAAAGAAGTGTGTCCGGAATGCTCAACAGCTCCTGTGCTATTAGCAGCGGCCAATGGTTGTCATGAAGTTATCCAGGTTCTGAAAGGCCATAAAGTGGAAGGTAAATCCGACGTGACGACCAATTTCTCTGTGTTAGAAACTACTTCCGGGGAATCCGTTTTAACTTGGGTTCTGAAGAAACCCAAACAGTTGATTGGGACCACTTTTAGTTACGAGAAGTGTTTCAACATCTTAATGGAAGACGGCGGTCCAAATTTCAACGCTGAAATCACACGGATTATCAATCATAAAGACTCCTTGCAGAACACGCCTTTACATTATGGTGCTCAGCTTTGGAACCAGAATGTGGTTCGGCAGTTACTTGAAAGAGGTGCCAACGTGGGAATCCGAAATATCTGGGAGGAGACGCCCATTGCTCTGATTATGCCCGAGACCATGGAGTCCTTCTTAGACGATTACTGCCTCCGATCCAAGAATGAGGTGACTCATGACGACTTCTCCATCGAGTTCAACTATTCGTTTTTGGCTCCACCAGTGGATGATCCGCGCTTTGACGAGAATGATCTTGAGGGCCAGAAGATGGTGGAGAATGCTGCTTTGCCGGAAACTGAATCACTTTGGTACATGAGTCAGTCCAAACATCACCGACATCTCCTGAACCACCCGGTCGTCACGAGCTTCTTGTGGTTGAAGTGGCAACGGATCCGGGGATACTTTAACCGCAATCTTCGATTTTACCTCATGTTTGTGGCTTGTCTGTCTTGGTACATCTTCGAGAGGTTTGGAGGCATATCTTCCAGATCCTCAATCACAGAGGAGAATGATTCATTTTGTGCCGAGCTCTCATTGCGTCGGGACGACGGCCATGGGTTATGGTACGCTTTATTTGCCTTTCATGCCTGCATTCAAGTGGCTTTGATCCTCGGGGATTGGCGGTATGATTGCATTCATTGTGATCTCCGAACCAGTATTCAGATGTGTTTTACCGGTTGGTTGGAGGCTCTCACAGCTGCTTTGATTTGTGGACTTCTCTACTTCAAAACCCACCTTCTCTGGACGAGTTTGACCATTCTCATGGCTTTACTAATCCTTCGCGAGGTCCTGCAAATGAGCGCTTCCTTGAAAAGGTACCTGGTCTCACCTGAAAACTGGTTGGAAATGGTCATGATTGGATTGGTGGCTTTCATCCTTTGGGTTCCAGACGCTTTACTCGCGAATCCCTGCGAGATTAAACGCCATCTCTCGGCCATAGCGATCATTCTCTCTTGGGCAGAGTTAATCACATTAGTGGGTCGTCATCCTCGCCTAGGCCGATACAACATTTACGTGACCATGTTCTACAAAGTGCTGAAGACCTTTTTTAGGTTTCTCATATGGTACTCCTTTTTCATACTTGCTTTTGGTCTTGGGTTTTACATCATGCTCCACAAGGATATCCCTGGCCATGATTTATCGAAGGATGAGTACCAGTTCTTCAATTACCCATGGTTGGCACTGGTCAAGACCTCAACGATGTTTGTGGGCGAAATCGAGTTCTCTGATATTCCTATCGATCTGGAGGGGAACATGACTCATATTGGATATCTGTTTCTCTTGGCcttcatctttttgattgTGGTAGTGCTCATGAATCTCCTCAATGGTTTGGCGGTCAGTGACACCGGTATCATTCGAGAGAAGGCCCAAATTGTGTCGGCCATTTCCCGGGTGGAAACCATCTCGTACATTGAATCTCTAATGCTTGGAGATCCTTTTGATTTCTTATCGAATTGgccaccattttcttttgtcaaagcCATCCCAAGCTTGGCTATTTGTCGGTGCTTGTATCGAAATCAGGCCATTCGCGATGTTTCTCATAAGATCACTGGAGCCACAGgaattcttttgttctactCAATGCTCCCCACAAAAACGATGATGATCTATCCCAATAAGAGGTCTAACACGTGTTTCTCGCTCATGAAAGACATGTCTAAGGAGGTCATATCCGACGCCAAGACCATCATCGTTCGACGAGAAGAATCAAAACGATGGGATAAGGAACGATTCTCGATGGAAACTCAAATTCGGGAATTGCGCGAGAAGATGGACAATGTTGAGGAAAAACTGGGCAAAATTATTGATATACTGGCACGATGA